A genomic window from Punica granatum isolate Tunisia-2019 chromosome 2, ASM765513v2, whole genome shotgun sequence includes:
- the LOC116195725 gene encoding 5-methyltetrahydropteroyltriglutamate--homocysteine methyltransferase-like produces MASHVVGYPRMGPKRELKFALESFWDGKSSAADLEKVAADLRSSIWKQMADTGIKYIPSNTFSYYDQVLDTTAMLGAVPPRYGWNGGEIGFDTYFSMARGNASVPAMEMTKWFDTNYHYIVPELGPEVKFSYASHKAVNEYKEAKALGVDTVPILVGPVSYLLLSKPAKGVGKAFSLLSLLDKILPIYKEVVCELKAAGASWIQFDEPTLVMDLDSDRLQAFSQAYSALESTLSGLNVLIETYFADVPKEAYKVLTSLKGVTGFGFDLVRGTKTLDLIKGGFPTGKYLFAGVVDGRNIWANDLASSLSTLQGLEAIVGKDKLVVSTSCSLQHTAVDLVNEPKLDKEIKSWLAFAAQKVVEVNALAKALAGQKDEEFFSANAAAQASRKSSPRVTNEAVQKAAAALKGSDHRRATNVSARLDAQQKKLNLPVLPTTTIGSFPQTMELRRVRREYKAKKMSEDEYVAAIKEEIKKVVQLQEELDIDVLVHGEPERNDMVEYFGEQLSGFAFTANGWVQSYGSRCVKPPIIYGDVSRPKPMTVFWSTTAQSMTSRPMKGMLTGPVTILNWSFVRNDQPRFETCYQIALAIKDEVEDLEKAGINVIQIDEAALREGLPLRKSEHTFYLDWAVHSFRITNCGVKDTTQIHTHMCYSHFNDIIHSIIDMDADVITIENSRSDEKLLSVFREGVRYGAGIGPGVYDIHSPRIPSTEEIADRINKMLAVLETNILWVNPDCGLKTRKYAEVKPALSNMVAAAKLLRTQLASAK; encoded by the exons ATGGCGTCCCACGTTGTTGGATACCCTCGCATGGGCCCCAAGAGAGAGCTCAAGTTTGCTCTTGAGTCGTTCTGGGATGGGAAGAGCAGTGCTGCTGATTTGGAGAAGGTGGCAGCTGACCTCAGGTCATCCATCTGGAAGCAGATGGCTGATACTGGGATCAAGTACATCCCCAGCAACACCTTCTCATACTATGACCAGGTGCTTGACACCACTGCAATGCTCGGGGCTGTTCCTCCCAGATATGGCTGGAATGGTGGCGAGATCGGATTTGACACCTACTTCTCCATGGCCAGGGGAAATGCCTCTGTTCCCGCTATGGAGATGACCAAGTGGTTCGACACCAACTA CCATTACATTGTGCCTGAGTTGGGTCCAGAAGTCAAGTTCTCTTATGCTTCCCACAAGGCTGTCAATGAGTACAAGGAGGCCAAGGCG CTCGGAGTTGACACTGTTCCAATCCTCGTTGGCCCTGTCTCCTACTTGTTGCTGTCCAAGCCAGCAAAGGGTGTTGGGAAGGCCTTTTCTCTTCTCTCCCTTCTCGACAAAATCCTTCCAATCTACAA GGAAGTTGTATGTGAACTCAAGGCAGCTGGTGCTTCCTGGATTCAGTTTGATGAGCCCACCCTTGTGATGGATCTCGACTCAGACAGATTGCAAGCATTCTCTCAGGCCTACTCGGCATTGGAATCAACACTCTCTGGCCTGAATGTTCTCATTGAGACCTACTTTGCTGATGTTCCCAAGGAGGCATACAAAGTCCTTACCTCTTTGAAGGGTGTCACTGGATTTGGATTTGATCTTGTTCGTGGAACTAAGACCCTTGATTTGATCAAGGGTGGATTCCCCACTGGAAAATACTTGTTTGCTGGAGTTGTTGATGGAAGGAACATCTGGGCCAACGATCTTGCCTCTTCCCTCAGCACCTTGCAGGGTCTTGAGGCCATTGTAGGCAAAG ACAAGCTTGTGGTCTCCACCTCCTGTTCCCTGCAGCACACAGCGGTGGATCTGGTCAACGAGCCCAAGTTGGACAAGGAAATCAAGTCATGGCTTGCATTTGCTGCTCAGAAGGTCGTTGAAGTTAATGCCTTGGCCAAGGCATTGGCTGGACAAAAGGATGAG GAATTTTTCTCAGCTAATGCTGCAGCTCAAGCTTCAAGGAAGTCCTCCCCAAGGGTCACTAATGAGGCTGTTCAAAAGGCT GCTGCTGCTTTGAAGGGTTCTGACCACCGCCGTGCTACTAACGTCAGTGCTAGGCTTGATGCCCAGCAGAAGAAGCTGAACCTTCCAGTCTTACCCACCACTACCATTGGGTCCTTCCCCCAGACCATGGAACTCAGAAGGGTTCGCCGTGAATACAAGGCCAAGAA GATGTCCGAAGATGAGTATGTTGCTGCCATCAAGGAGGAGATCAAGAAGGTCGTCCAGCTTCAGGAAGAGCTCgacatcgatgtcttggtcCACGGAGAGCCTGAG AGGAATGATATGGTTGAGTACTTCGGAGAGCAGTTGTCTGGTTTTGCCTTCACTGCTAATGGATGGGTACAGTCTTATGGATCTCGCTGTGTGAAGCCACCGATTATCTATGGTGATGTGAGCCGCCCCAAGCCAATGACTGTCTTCTGGTCAACCACTGCCCAGAGCATGACCTCCCGCCCAATGAAGGGAATGCTCACTGGTCCTGTTACAATTCTAAACTGGTCCTTTGTCCGAAATGACCAGCCCAG GTTCGAGACCTGCTACCAGATTGCCTTGGCCATCAAGGACGAAGTCGAGGATCTTGAGAAGGCTGGCATCAACGTTATTCAGATCGATGAGGCTGCTCTGAGAGAGGGGTTACCCCTGAGGAAGTCCGAGCATACTTTCTACTTGGATTGGGCCGTCCACTCTTTCAGGATCACCAACTGCGGCGTAAAGGACACTACTCAG ATCCACACCCACATGTGCTACTCTCACTTCAATGACATCATCCATTCGATCATCGACATGGACGCTGATGTTATCACCATTGAGAACTCCCGCTCTGACGAGAAGCTCCTCTCCGTCTTCCGTGAGGGAGTCAGGTACGGTGCTGGAATCGGCCCTGGGGTCTACGATATCCACTCCCCGAGAATACCATCAACCGAGGAAATCGCCGACAGGATCAACAAGATGCTCGCGGTGCTCGAGACCAACATTCTGTGGGTGAACCCCGACTGCGGTCTCAAGACCCGCAAGTATGCCGAGGTCAAGCCCGCCCTCAGCAACATGGTCGCTGCTGCCAAGCTCCTCCGTACCCAGCTCGCCAGTGCCAAGTGA
- the LOC116196675 gene encoding FT-interacting protein 7, with translation MASTVPKLVVEVVEAIDLLPKDGHGTSSPYVVLHYYGQRRRTQTAIRDLNPKWGEVMKFKIGKPSEIFSDVLEVNLHHDKNFGPTRRNNFLGRITIGSSQFVKKGEEALIYYPLQKKDMFSWVRGEIGLKIYYADEEVVPLPPPPEPQPAPPPAAEAAAPPPQEAEAKAPEAGPSPTPASAAEPLPENAPPAGEAPPPQAAPPSEAAEAQSENGPPEGESPPSEAPAPPADRAPTDEGGIPPPPVMEDASQGESEPVEAQAEAEAASQWVPPLQPQEVMAAVASRPVPEVKFAGINAPPPMPRPPLSRTYTMDSMDSTIIERSSFDLVDKMHYLFVKVVKARHLPTNGNPVVKIVVSSHHLKSKPARKSSLSSFFEWDQTFAFGRDAPESSSILEVSVWDPPGGPVDPTPDVVGYNFFGGICFDVTEIPLRDPPDSPLAPQWYRLEGGGAHHGDLMLATWVGTQADEAFPDAWKTDTAGNVNARAKVYQSPKLWYLRATVLEAQDLMPLTALKESSFQVKAQLGFQVQKTKVSVTRDGTPSWNEDLLFVAAEPFSDNLTFTVENRQPRGSVIVGVASIPLTTIERRVDDRKVASRWVTFENPHREKRLYKGRVHLRLCFDGGYHVMDEAAYVCSDFRPTARQLWKPPVGSVELGIIGCKNLLPMKIVNGKGTTDAYCVAKYGPKWVRTRTVCDTLEPKWNEQYTWRVYDPCTVLSIGVFDSGEAFETDCSKDATRPDIRIGKVRVRISTLQTNKVYRNTYPLLTLSNSGMKKMGEVEIAIRFVRLSPTLDFLHVYSQPLLPPMHHIKPLGVMQTMLRTAASKIVAAHLSRSEPPIRREVVLYMLDADSEGFSMRKVRANWFRIINVIVGITDIVWWIDDTRRWKKPTATILVHTLFVLLVWFPDLIIPTIAFYVFVIGAWKYRFRSRDPLPHFCPKISLAEFVDREELDEEFDVIPSARSPDIVRARYDKLRSLGMRVQTMLGDLAAQGERVQALVTWRDPRATGIFIGLCFCVAMILYLVPTKMVAMASGFYYFRHPIFRDRMPSPALNFFRRLPSLADRMM, from the coding sequence ATGGCGTCGACAGTTCCGAAACTGGTGGTGGAAGTGGTGGAGGCCATCGACCTCCTCCCGAAGGACGGCCACGGCACTTCCAGCCCTTACGTGGTGCTCCACTACTATGGGCAGAGGCGGCGCACCCAGACCGCCATCCGGGATCTCAATCCCAAGTGGGGTGAGGTCATGAAGTTCAAAATCGGGAAGCCGTCCGAGATCTTCAGCGACGTTCTCGAGGTCAACCTCCACCACGACAAGAACTTCGGCCCCACGAGACGGAACAACTTCCTTGGGAGGATCACGATCGGGTCGTCACAGTTCGTGAAGAAGGGGGAGGAGGCCCTCATCTATTATCCACTTCAAAAGAAGGATATGTTCTCTTGGGTCAGGGGCGAGATCGGATTGAAGATCTATTATGCCGATGAGGAGGTGGTGCCACTGCCACCTCCACCAGAGCCTCAACCGGCCCCGCCGCCTGCGGCCGAGGCGGCTGCTCCGCCTCCACAAGAGGCTGAGGCAAAGGCACCCGAAGCTGGGCCGTCCCCGACTCCAGCATCAGCAGCAGAGCCGCTACCGGAAAATGCTCCACCTGCAGGAGAAGCTCCACCGCCCCAGGCTGCACCACCTTCCGAGGCTGCAGAGGCTCAATCAGAGAATGGCCCACCCGAAGGAGAATCGCCGCCATCTGAAGCTCCAGCCCCACCAGCTGATAGGGCTCCGACTGATGAAGGCGGCATTCCTCCACCGCCGGTTATGGAAGATGCAAGTCAGGGAGAATCTGAACCGGTGGAAGCTCAAGCGGAGGCTGAGGCGGCCTCCCAGTGGGTCCCGCCACTACAGCCACAGGAGGTGATGGCAGCGGTAGCATCGAGGCCGGTTCCTGAGGTCAAGTTTGCAGGGATCAATGCTCCTCCTCCGATGCCGAGGCCGCCATTGAGCAGAACCTACACGATGGACTCCATGGACAGCACCATCATCGAAAGGTCGTCATTCGATCTAGTCGACAAGATGCACTATCTCTTCGTCAAGGTAGTGAAAGCTCGTCATCTCCCGACCAACGGGAACCCAGTCGTGAAGATCGTCGTCTCATCCCACCATCTCAAGTCGAAACCAGCTAGGAAATCGTCCTTGTCCTCTTTCTTCGAGTGGGACCAGACCTTTGCCTTCGGCCGGGACGCCCCCGAATCCTCCTCGATCCTGGAAGTCTCTGTCTGGGACCCTCCTGGAGGTCCagtggacccgacccccgacGTGGTTGGCTACAATTTCTTTGGAGGGATCTGCTTCGATGTGACAGAGATCCCCCTGCGCGACCCGCCTGACAGCCCACTGGCCCCTCAGTGGTACAGGCTCGAGGGTGGCGGAGCACACCACGGCGACCTGATGCTAGCCACGTGGGTCGGCACCCAGGCTGACGAAGCATTCCCGGATGCTTGGAAGACTGACACTGCCGGCAACGTGAATGCCCGGGCAAAAGTCTACCAGTCCCCGAAGCTGTGGTATTTACGAGCCACCGTGCTCGAAGCTCAGGATCTTATGCCATTAACGGCCTTAAAGGAGTCCTCATTCCAAGTGAAAGCCCAGTTGGGATTCCAGGTCCAGAAGACGAAAGTCTCCGTCACTCGGGACGGAACTCCGTCGTGGAACGAAGACCTGCTCTTCGTGGCAGCCGAGCCCTTCAGTGATAACCTAACATTCACTGTTGAAAACCGGCAACCTCGTGGATCCGTAATAGTCGGGGTTGCCAGTATTCCCCTCACAACCATCGAGCGGCGCGTCGATGACCGCAAGGTGGCTTCACGGTGGGTCACATTCGAGAACCCTCACCGCGAAAAGCGATTGTATAAAGGTAGAGTCCACCTGAGGCTGTGCTTCGATGGAGGATACCACGTGATGGATGAGGCAGCCTATGTGTGCAGCGACTTCCGTCCCACGGCGAGGCAACTCTGGAAGCCACCAGTCGGATCAGTGGAGCTCGGAATTATTGGATGCAAGAACTTGCTGCCAATGAAGATTGTGAATGGTAAAGGGACCACGGATGCGTACTGCGTAGCAAAATATGGCCCCAAGTGGGTCCGTACACGGACCGTGTGCGATACTTTGGAGCCTAAGTGGAATGAGCAATACACATGGAGGGTGTACGACCCGTGCACTGTCTTGAGCATCGGGGTGTTTGATAGCGGGGAAGCGTTTGAGACTGACTGCTCAAAAGATGCTACCCGTCCTGATATTCGCATAGGGAAGGTAAGGGTGCGCATCTCTACGCTTCAGACCAACAAAGTTTACAGGAATACATACCCGCTGCTGACGCTGTCAAATTCGGGGATGAAGAAAATGGGGGAAGTTGAGATTGCCATAAGGTTCGTTCGATTGTCCCCGACCTTGGATTTCCTTCATGTGTACTCGCAGCCTCTGCTGCCACCAATGCACCACATCAAGCCCCTTGGAGTGATGCAGACAATGCTGCGGACTGCAGCATCGAAGATCGTGGCTGCTCATCTGTCAAGATCAGAGCCGCCTATTCGTCGAGAAGTGGTTCTTTACATGCTCGATGCAGATTCAGAGGGTTTCAGCATGAGGAAAGTGAGGGCTAATTGGTTCCGGATCATTAATGTCATTGTGGGAATCACAGATATCGTCTGGTGGATCGATGATACTCGCAGGTGGAAGAAACCAACAGCCACGATCCTCGTGCACACACTGTTCGTGCTTCTGGTATGGTTTCCTGATCTGATCATCCCCACTATCGCATTCTACGTGTTTGTGATCGGTGCATGGAAGTACCGGTTTCGATCACGAGACCCACTGCCCCACTTCTGCCCGAAGATCTCCTTGGCAGAGTTTGTTGACAGGGAGGAGCTCGATGAGGAGTTTGATGTGATCCCTAGCGCAAGGTCCCCTGATATAGTACGGGCCAGGTACGATAAGCTGCGGTCACTCGGGATGCGTGTGCAGACAATGTTGGGGGACTTGGCTGCGCAGGGGGAGAGGGTGCAGGCGTTGGTGACTTGGCGGGATCCACGGGCGACGGGGATATTCATTGGGCTGTGCTTTTGTGTGGCAATGATACTTTACCTTGTGCCAACAAAGATGGTGGCCATGGCGTCGGGGTTCTACTACTTCCGGCACCCAATATTCCGGGATAGGATGCCTTCCCCAGCTTTGAACTTCTTCCGGAGGCTCCCATCGCTCGCTGATCGGATGATGTAG
- the LOC116196676 gene encoding double-stranded RNA-binding protein 1-like, with translation MYKSKLQELCHRNQWSLPQYSTTKEGPNHSPRFNTILIINDLTFETPVPSRSSKESQNEAAKLAFDHLSAPPKPPAEPPIIAAPPPPPAAPQLAEKLRGTLDMSDMLASLEAVQPKLPGDYQSPRPKMAEECQIPQAKPLECQVPQAKPPEECCAPQANQSSPTVKDNAPVREVWHLCKNQLQMYAQKRNLPLPTYSCEREGPPHASRFKCKVTVDGQTFESSDFCSTLKDAEHAAAQVALLALSANIDQEGDSGLYKNLLQEFAQREGYHLPAYETNGSGGHVPIFTSTVVIAGESFTGQQERTKKQAEMSAAKVAYTILKKRKRSHTSNSPSPAHQRPRSFSSSSSQPNSTPGIPLSIGPKVGAASNFTLLTERDYGSGEDTRRKNHNHPVPYGEAKTSILRSEDPSSDSIYARLRSPILEENSSESSSPSEDDNLLTVMDLTIGSSTEAINDNELTVREVPIESSAEAINDNVLTVTDLTIESTAEAISVPPPGVIRIYSRASNVTLPEGTIVAHSDENWIAVTAGGDRNLL, from the exons ATGTACAAATCGAAGCTTCAAGAGCTCTGCCACCGCAATCAATGGAGTCTGCCTCAGTACTCCACCACCAAAGAAGGCCCCAATCACAGTCCCCGCTTCAACACCATCCTTATCATCAACGACCTCACCTTCGAGACTCCAGTTCCCTCCAGATCCTCCAAGGAGTCCCAGAACGAAGCCGCTAAGCTCGCATTCGACCACCTTTCAGCCCCGCCTAAACCTCCCGCCGAGCCTCCGATCATCGCCGCTCCGCCTCCACCGCCCGCGGCGCCCCAACTAGCCG AGAAATTGAGAGGGACTTTAGATATGAGTGATATGCTGGCGAGTTTAGAGGCAGTGCAACCAAAACTACCGGGAGATTATCAATCTCCCAGGCCGAAAATGGCGGAAGAATGCCAAATTCCTCAGGCTAAACCACTGGAGTGCCAAGTTCCTCAGGCAAAACCTCCGGAAGAATGCTGTGCCCCTCAGGCGAATCAAAGCAGCCCAACTGTCAAAGACAATGCCCCAGTTAGAG AGGTGTGGCATCTGTGTAAAAACCAGCTTCAGATGTACGCCCAAAAGAGGAATCTTCCTCTACCAACGTACTCATGTGAGCGTGAGGGCCCGCCACATGCCAGTCGCTTTAAATGCAAAGTCACTGTAGATGGACAAacttttgaaagttcagattTCTGCAGCACGTTGAAAGATGCCGAGCATGCTGCTGCACAGGTTGCTCTACTGGCCCTCTCAGCCAATATAGATCAAGAG GGTGATTCTGGTCTATACAAGAACCTTTTACAAGAATTTGCTCAGAGAGAAGGTTATCACCTGCCTGCGTATGAGACAAATGGGTCGGGTGGACATGTTCCTATTTTCACTTCAACTGTGGTGATAGCAGGAGAAAGTTTTACTGGCCAACAGGAAAGAACCAAGAAACAGGCAGAGATGAGTGCAGCAAAAGTTGCTTATACTATTTTAAAAAAGC GCAAGCGAAGTCATACTTCTAATTCCCCATCCCCTGCCCACCAAAGACCAAGGTCATTTTCATCCTCTAGCTCGCAGCCAAATTCTACTCCAGGTATCCCACTCAGTATCGGTCCAAAAGTGGGTGCAGCCTCCAACTTTACTCTCCTTACTGAAAGAGATTATGGAAGTGGAG AAGACACCAGACGTAAGAACCACAATCACCCTGTTCCATATGGTGAAGCCAAAACGTCTATTCTGAGAAGCGAAGATCCGTCGTCCGATTCCATATATGCTCGGCTAAGAAGTCCGATCCTTGAAGAGAACTCGTCCGAGTCATCTTCCCCTTCCGAGGACGACAATTTGCTCACAGTTATGGACCTGACAATTGGATCCTCAACAGAAGCAATTAACGACAATGAGCTCACAGTTAGGGAAGTGCCAATTGAATCCTCAGCAGAAGCAATTAACGACAATGTGCTCACAGTTACGGACCTGACAATTGAATCCACAGCAGAAGCAATTAGCGTACCACCACCGGGGGTCATCAGGATTTACTCGCGGGCGTCGAACGTGACCCTTCCAGAGGGGACTATAGTAGCGCACAGTGATGAGAACTGGATTGCTGTGACTGCAGGCGGCGATCGCAATTTACTTTGA
- the LOC116197990 gene encoding ankyrin-1-like, with product MDRLISLEPSNVVAIRIEPGQRCCGVLTLRNVMHTMPVAFRLQPINKPRYTVKPQSGIISPLATVTVEITCHLPPGVNLPDTFPYCDDSFLLHSVVVPGAAIKDSGSTLDSVPSDWFTARKKQVFIDSGIKVMFLGSQVISRLVLEGNSIDDIRTVLERSDPSWRPADSVDPLGQTLLHLAIAQGRPDLVQLLLEFNPDVEARSRSGSSPLEEAASLGEALIAELLLAHGASTERAQTAARGPIHLAVGGGHVEVLKLLLLKGAEVDATTRDGNTALHITAEEHRRDCARLLISSGARTDVRNSEDWETPLHIAARSGDEHMVRLLLHKGANKEIRNRYGKTAYDVAAEHGHVRLFDALKLGDKLCLAAKKGDVRTIQRLLEGGAAVNGRDQHGWTALHRAAFKGRTEAARVLIDKGAETDSRDEDGYTPLHCAAESGHADVIELLVKKGADTGARTNKGMTALQIAESLHYSGITRMLAHGGTGSKEGSGNARGYGPNPCRKGLVNRVAETDNVKKKHSRGRSMRSSFDQSSVPLAVL from the coding sequence AAGCCTCAGTCGGGAATAATATCGCCTCTGGCAACGGTCACTGTGGAGATCACTTGTCACCTCCCTCCTGGGGTTAATCTCCCCGACACTTTCCCTTACTGCGACGACTCGTTCCTGCTGCACAGCGTGGTGGTTCCAGGAGCTGCCATTAAGGACTCGGGATCGACCCTGGACTCGGTTCCAAGCGACTGGTTTACTGCAAGGAAGAAGCAGGTTTTCATTGATAGCGGGATCAAGGTGATGTTCCTTGGGTCGCAAGTAATCTCCCGCCTTGTCTTGGAGGGTAATTCAATCGATGATATAAGGACCGTGCTCGAGAGGAGCGATCCCTCGTGGAGGCCCGCAGACTCTGTGGACCCGCTTGGCCAGACGCTGCTCCACCTGGCGATTGCTCAAGGCAGGCCTGACCTCGTGCAGCTACTCCTTGAGTTTAATCCCGACGTAGAGGCCAGGAGCCGGTCAGGGTCAAGCCCGCTTGAGGAAGCTGCATCCTTAGGTGAGGCCCTGATCGCTGAGCTTCTGTTGGCTCATGGGGCGAGCACAGAGCGGGCTCAGACTGCGGCTCGGGGCCCAATCCACCTTGCAGTTGGTGGGGGGCATGTGGAGGTGTTGAAACTTCTATTACTCAAAGGGGCCGAAGTCGATGCCACTACAAGGGACGGGAACACCGCCCTCCACATCACCGCTGAGGAGCACAGGAGGGACTGCGCTCGGCTCCTGATCTCAAGCGGGGCTCGAACCGATGTACGGAACTCTGAGGACTGGGAGACCCCGCTACACATCGCAGCACGGTCTGGGGACGAGCACATGGTCCGGCTCCTGCTCCATAAGGGCGCTAACAAGGAAATCAGAAATCGTTACGGGAAGACAGCCTACGACGTGGCAGCGGAGCATGGGCATGTGAGGCTCTTCGATGCGCTCAAACTCGGGGACAAGCTCTGCCTTGCAGCAAAGAAGGGGGATGTCAGAACAATTCAGCGCCTTCTCGAGGGCGGAGCAGCCGTGAATGGGAGGGACCAGCATGGCTGGACGGCCCTGCACAGGGCGGCTTTCAAGGGCCGCACAGAAGCGGCGCGGGTCCTGATCGATAAGGGCGCAGAGACCGACTCCAGGGATGAGGACGGGTACACTCCCCTGCACTGTGCTGCAGAATCAGGGCATGCAGATGTAATCGAACTGCTCGTGAAGAAAGGGGCTGACACAGGTGCCCGCACGAACAAAGGCATGACGGCCCTACAGATCGCGGAGTCTCTGCATTACTCGGGGATCACAAGGATGCTCGCTCACGGCGGCACGGGCAGTAAAGAAGGGAGTGGCAATGCTCGAGGATATGGCCCGAATCCTTGCAGGAAAGGGCTGGTGAATCGAGTGGCAGAAACCGACAATGTAAAGAAGAAGCACAGTCGGGGGAGATCAATGCGGTCGAGCTTCGACCAATCATCCGTACCCCTGGCCGTGCTGTAA